One Eubacteriales bacterium mix99 genomic window carries:
- a CDS encoding Gfo/Idh/MocA family oxidoreductase — MKKLGFGIVGCGVISEWHARAISGIEGIVLVGATDRNQDSREKFAGKFGIVAFDTYEQMLACRDIDVVCICTPSGLHSSMAVQAADAGKHIIVEKPMALNLEQADQIIRACDRNYVKLTVISQLRFTEAVSRMKDAVDQGLPGKLVMGNLYMKYYRSQEYYDSSSWRGTWAMDGGGALMNQGIHGIDLLQYIMGDVKSVFAYAKTLARDIEVEDSAAAVLEFENGAVGTIQGTTSIYPGFPRVLEVNGTHGTIALQEDSIVKWEIEGQEAPEGILAGPKGKKYQSERNPTDFGIEGHRKQISDMVHAIREDRKPSVDAYEGRKAIEIITAIYESSRTGKPVFLP, encoded by the coding sequence ATGAAAAAGCTCGGATTCGGTATTGTGGGATGCGGCGTCATATCGGAATGGCATGCCAGGGCTATTTCCGGGATCGAAGGGATTGTCCTGGTGGGAGCCACGGATCGAAATCAGGATTCCAGGGAAAAGTTTGCAGGGAAGTTCGGGATTGTTGCCTTTGATACCTATGAGCAGATGCTCGCGTGCAGGGACATCGATGTCGTCTGCATCTGTACTCCCAGCGGTTTGCATTCTTCCATGGCAGTACAGGCAGCCGATGCCGGCAAACATATTATCGTGGAAAAGCCCATGGCCCTGAATCTTGAACAGGCGGATCAGATCATCCGTGCCTGTGACAGGAATTATGTCAAGCTTACGGTGATCTCCCAGCTGCGGTTCACCGAGGCGGTATCCAGGATGAAGGATGCCGTGGATCAGGGATTGCCCGGGAAATTGGTGATGGGAAACCTGTATATGAAATATTATCGTTCCCAGGAATATTACGACAGCAGCAGCTGGAGAGGGACCTGGGCCATGGACGGGGGCGGAGCGCTGATGAACCAGGGAATCCATGGGATTGACCTGCTTCAGTATATTATGGGCGATGTGAAGTCGGTTTTTGCCTATGCCAAAACACTGGCAAGGGACATCGAAGTGGAGGATTCCGCGGCGGCTGTGTTGGAATTTGAAAATGGTGCTGTGGGCACCATACAGGGAACCACGTCGATCTATCCGGGATTCCCGCGGGTGCTGGAGGTCAACGGAACCCATGGAACCATTGCCCTGCAGGAAGACAGCATTGTCAAATGGGAGATCGAGGGACAGGAAGCGCCGGAAGGGATTCTTGCCGGTCCGAAAGGCAAAAAGTATCAATCGGAGCGGAACCCCACCGATTTTGGCATCGAAGGGCACAGAAAGCAGATCAGCGATATGGTTCATGCCATCCGGGAGGACAGAAAGCCTTCGGTGGATGCTTATGAAGGCAGAAAGGCGATCGAGATCATTACGGCTATTTATGAATCGTCCCGGACAGGAAAGCCGGTCTTCCTTCCATGA
- a CDS encoding amidohydrolase family protein, whose amino-acid sequence MSIADYVKKGLPLHEIPVIDCHNHIGLWKAFHIPDPSAEGMLSGMNRLGIDKVCVTAHSSIGPDYHFGNDMVMDAVARYPDRFLGYVTVNPNYPEDMEQEIRRCLPVKGFIGIKLHPSCHGSAVDNTNYTAAFEAAQKGKLPILIHIWGRENVADVDRLSDRYPDAQFIMAHAGGDVLSMGYALEVAGRHANVYVDVAVSTAYEGNVEWFVREIGSKKVLFGTDMPFLDPRPTFGRVGMAEIGEEEKKDIFGGNMQRILDQRAEGGSKD is encoded by the coding sequence ATGAGCATTGCGGATTATGTGAAAAAAGGGCTGCCCCTTCATGAAATTCCTGTTATCGATTGCCATAATCATATCGGGCTGTGGAAAGCCTTTCATATCCCGGATCCTTCCGCAGAAGGGATGCTTTCCGGGATGAACCGGCTTGGCATTGACAAGGTCTGTGTAACCGCCCACTCCTCCATCGGACCGGATTATCATTTTGGAAACGATATGGTAATGGATGCCGTAGCCCGTTATCCGGATCGGTTTCTGGGCTATGTGACCGTGAATCCCAATTATCCGGAAGATATGGAGCAGGAGATTCGAAGGTGCCTGCCGGTGAAAGGATTTATCGGCATCAAGCTTCATCCTTCCTGCCACGGTTCGGCAGTGGATAACACGAATTACACGGCCGCATTTGAGGCGGCGCAAAAGGGGAAACTGCCGATTCTTATCCACATATGGGGAAGAGAAAATGTTGCGGATGTTGATCGGCTGTCCGATCGGTACCCGGATGCACAGTTCATTATGGCACATGCCGGCGGGGATGTACTCTCCATGGGATATGCCCTGGAGGTGGCCGGCCGTCATGCCAATGTTTATGTGGATGTCGCGGTTTCCACTGCCTATGAAGGCAATGTGGAGTGGTTTGTAAGGGAAATCGGCTCCAAAAAAGTGTTGTTTGGGACAGATATGCCTTTCCTGGACCCCCGGCCGACTTTTGGAAGGGTAGGCATGGCAGAGATCGGGGAAGAGGAGAAAAAGGATATTTTCGGCGGGAATATGCAGCGCATTCTGGATCAAAGGGCAGAGGGCGGAAGCAAAGATTAA
- a CDS encoding DegT/DnrJ/EryC1/StrS family aminotransferase has protein sequence MSDPNKLAIDGGEPVRKTPVPMPYPGASVYGEEEKRSVTEVIDSKSPYRYYGPHVLGKARAFEKAFSEKIGNPYTLGVTSGTASLIVAMKAAGIGPGDKVIVPACTFIASAGAVVCAGAVPVFADIDESMNIDPDSIGKVVDKYTKAIMPVPILGNPCQMDRIMEVAKKYHLMVIEDVAQSCGSKYRDQYSGTFGEINCFSLQINKILTTGDGGAVTTKDAKLYERAVRYHDQGMFREKEGFLSKNAADDVFIGQNYRMSEITGAVALEQVKKMDYIVSSMHRIKYQIKEQIRDIDGIGFRRINDEKGDAGNALILLLPDTEIAAKFREAMNGEGISTGLLYNGEPIYMMPQIFDKKTADKKGFPFNQFDEEIEYTRDMCPNAWNIMPRSASISLSPAFTDRDVEDVVTAVRKVMRHLV, from the coding sequence ATGTCGGATCCGAATAAATTAGCCATTGATGGAGGGGAGCCGGTCCGCAAGACGCCTGTGCCGATGCCCTATCCCGGAGCCAGTGTTTACGGGGAGGAAGAGAAGCGGTCGGTGACGGAAGTGATCGACAGCAAATCGCCTTATCGTTATTACGGCCCTCATGTACTGGGGAAAGCCAGGGCATTTGAGAAAGCATTCTCTGAAAAAATAGGCAATCCATATACATTGGGCGTAACATCAGGAACCGCATCCCTTATTGTAGCCATGAAAGCGGCGGGTATCGGCCCCGGAGACAAGGTGATCGTTCCGGCCTGTACCTTTATTGCGTCAGCGGGAGCTGTCGTATGCGCGGGAGCCGTTCCGGTATTTGCGGATATTGATGAAAGCATGAACATCGATCCGGATTCCATCGGCAAAGTGGTGGACAAATACACAAAGGCCATTATGCCCGTACCCATCCTCGGCAATCCGTGTCAGATGGACCGGATCATGGAGGTTGCAAAGAAGTATCATCTAATGGTGATCGAAGACGTGGCGCAGTCCTGCGGTTCCAAATATCGGGATCAATATTCCGGTACCTTTGGGGAAATCAATTGTTTCAGCCTGCAGATCAACAAGATTCTGACCACCGGAGACGGGGGAGCGGTGACCACAAAGGATGCAAAGCTGTATGAAAGGGCAGTCCGATATCATGACCAGGGAATGTTCCGGGAAAAAGAAGGCTTTCTGTCCAAAAACGCAGCGGATGATGTGTTCATCGGGCAAAATTACAGGATGAGCGAGATTACCGGCGCGGTCGCTCTCGAGCAAGTAAAGAAGATGGATTATATTGTGAGCTCCATGCATCGGATCAAATATCAAATCAAGGAACAGATCAGGGATATTGACGGCATTGGGTTCCGAAGGATCAATGATGAAAAGGGAGACGCGGGCAATGCGCTGATTCTGCTCCTGCCGGATACGGAAATTGCTGCAAAGTTCCGGGAGGCAATGAACGGGGAAGGAATCTCCACCGGTCTTTTGTATAACGGCGAGCCGATTTATATGATGCCTCAGATTTTTGACAAGAAGACAGCGGACAAAAAGGGGTTCCCGTTTAACCAATTCGATGAGGAAATTGAATATACCAGGGATATGTGTCCGAATGCATGGAACATCATGCCGAGATCTGCCTCGATCAGCCTGAGCCCGGCGTTTACCGACCGGGACGTGGAGGATGTGGTGACGGCAGTCCGTAAGGTTATGAGGCACCTGGTATAA
- a CDS encoding NAD/NADP octopine/nopaline dehydrogenase family protein, with protein sequence MNISVLGAGNCGTSVAADLSRRGHEVTLIKTSHAMHDQNFNALLKNGGMVKICEKEKTTTVKISHVTRDLSRISESDLILILIQTNYHEDLIRHIKPYLHDGQILLINPGYLSTAYVLKHCPNIDLTICEAQSAFIDCRISEPGEIRVGFRNVRNPIGIYPAKHARKAKDTLNTLGFPFVYLPSVLEAALHNPNLIVHTVGAVMSIPRIEKTNGEYCMYHEVFTPGVWRILESLDGEKMDVMERLGCERLSYVEACKYRNTLDDTRDAKEVFFWYAAMPTRAKGPVTVDSRYISEDVPQGLVLLETLGEKFRIGTPICSSLINMASAALGRDLRLEGRTLDRLGEDIVKRIIRDKKGGSRLRLPEQAPYGTASESTL encoded by the coding sequence ATGAATATTTCTGTTTTAGGTGCAGGCAACTGCGGGACATCGGTCGCTGCGGACTTGAGCCGTCGGGGCCATGAGGTGACATTGATCAAAACATCCCATGCCATGCACGATCAAAATTTCAATGCCCTTCTGAAAAATGGCGGTATGGTAAAAATTTGCGAAAAGGAAAAAACGACAACGGTCAAAATAAGCCACGTTACCAGGGACCTCTCCCGCATCAGCGAAAGCGATCTGATACTCATTCTGATCCAGACCAATTACCATGAAGATCTGATCCGGCACATCAAGCCATATCTTCATGATGGCCAGATCCTCCTGATCAATCCGGGCTACCTTTCCACGGCTTATGTCCTGAAGCATTGCCCGAACATCGATCTGACCATCTGTGAGGCGCAGAGCGCTTTTATTGATTGCCGGATCAGCGAACCGGGCGAGATCAGGGTTGGCTTTCGAAATGTCCGCAATCCCATCGGAATCTATCCGGCAAAGCATGCCAGGAAAGCAAAGGATACGCTGAATACACTGGGATTTCCTTTTGTCTATCTCCCCTCTGTCCTCGAAGCCGCCCTTCATAATCCCAATCTCATTGTCCATACAGTGGGAGCTGTTATGAGTATCCCCCGTATTGAAAAAACCAATGGGGAGTACTGCATGTATCATGAGGTTTTCACCCCCGGTGTCTGGCGCATTCTTGAGTCATTGGACGGGGAAAAAATGGATGTGATGGAGAGACTGGGGTGTGAACGTCTTTCCTATGTGGAAGCCTGCAAGTACCGGAACACCCTGGATGACACCAGAGACGCCAAGGAGGTTTTCTTTTGGTACGCCGCCATGCCTACACGGGCAAAGGGACCGGTTACAGTGGACTCCCGATATATTTCAGAGGATGTGCCACAGGGACTTGTGCTGCTTGAAACTCTGGGGGAAAAGTTCCGGATCGGGACCCCCATCTGCAGCTCCCTGATCAATATGGCCTCCGCAGCGCTGGGACGCGATCTGAGGCTGGAAGGCAGAACATTGGACCGTCTGGGGGAGGATATCGTAAAGCGCATTATCAGGGATAAAAAAGGCGGTTCCAGGCTGCGTCTGCCAGAGCAGGCTCCTTATGGAACTGCAAGCGAATCCACACTGTGA